The Impatiens glandulifera chromosome 3, dImpGla2.1, whole genome shotgun sequence genome contains a region encoding:
- the LOC124932281 gene encoding acetylglutamate kinase, chloroplastic: MLAAEILSFSYPINKTLKSPKFRPNLLPPLALSPSEYIPHRSNFRLHASLSELPSPVLVDSVPPHLRVEIYAEALPFIQKFRGKTIVVKYGGAAMKSEALQASVIKDLVLLSYIGLRIVFVHGGGPEINQWLGRLGIQPNFLNGLRVTDAATMEIVTMVLVGKVNKQLVSLINKAGATAIGFSGIDGRLLTARPSSKSSELGFVGDVACVDTSVIRPLIENNHIPVIASVAADESGQSYNINADTAAGELAAALGAEKLILLTDVAGILEDRNDPMTLVKEIDIKGIKKMIDEGKIAGGMIPKVNCCLRSIAQGVHTASIIDGRQPHSLLLEILTDKGAGTMITG, from the coding sequence ATGTTGGCCGCGGAAATCCTCTCCTTTTCATACCCTATAAACAAAACCCTAAAAAGCCCTAAGTTTCGGCCAAATCTCTTGCCACCACTCGCTCTCTCCCCATCCGAATACATCCCACACCGATCCAACTTCCGACTTCATGCCTCTCTTTCAGAACTCCCATCGCCGGTCCTAGTCGATTCGGTTCCTCCACATTTACGTGTTGAGATTTACGCTGAAGCTCTCCCTTTCATTCAAAAATTTAGGGGCAAGACTATCGTAGTCAAGTACGGTGGCGCTGCCATGAAATCCGAGGCCCTTCAGGCCTCGGTCATCAAAGATCTCGTCCTCCTATCCTACATTGGCCTTCGAATTGTATTCGTTCACGGAGGAGGCCCGGAGATCAACCAATGGCTAGGCCGCCTCGGAATCCAACCCAATTTCCTAAACGGTCTCCGCGTAACCGACGCTGCCACAATGGAAATCGTGACGATGGTTCTCGTGGGTAAAGTAAACAAACAACTTGTATCCCTAATCAACAAAGCGGGCGCGACCGCCATCGGTTTCTCAGGCATCGACGGTCGCCTCCTAACCGCCCGACCATCTTCGAAATCCTCCGAGCTAGGGTTTGTCGGTGATGTCGCCTGTGTCGATACGTCAGTCATCCGGCCGCTCATCGAGAACAATCACATTCCCGTGATCGCTTCGGTGGCGGCCGACGAGTCAGGGCAATCGTACAACATCAACGCCGACACCGCGGCGGGTGAGTTGGCGGCTGCTTTGGGGGCGGAAAAGTTGATATTGTTGACGGATGTGGCGGGGATCCTTGAGGATCGAAATGATCCCATGACCTTAGTTAAGGAGATTGATATAAAGGGTATTAAGAAGATGATCGATGAGGGTAAGATTGCGGGTGGGATGATTCCGAAGGTGAATTGTTGTTTGAGATCGATTGCACAAGGTGTTCATACCGCGAGTATAATTGATGGGAGGCAACCGCATTCGTTGTTGTTGGAGATTTTGACTGATAAAGGAGCTGGAACTATGATTACTGGTTAA